Proteins encoded by one window of Actinocorallia herbida:
- a CDS encoding ABC transporter permease subunit — MQQRRPVAALLAEALPPTVALAATALALGVLLGAALALGATPARGRRPREALLALPPLGVALPSVWVGLLLIRQSSFRWPLFPAAGGDGPGGPVLPAITLAVPVAALVAQLLARGLGEGMAAGYARTARAKGLGLRAVVLRHGLRHAVLPTLR; from the coding sequence GTGCAACAGCGCCGCCCCGTCGCGGCGCTGCTCGCCGAGGCCCTGCCGCCGACCGTGGCGCTCGCCGCGACCGCGCTGGCCCTCGGCGTCCTGCTGGGGGCGGCGCTGGCGCTGGGCGCGACCCCGGCCCGAGGCCGCCGGCCGCGCGAGGCGCTGCTCGCCCTGCCTCCGCTGGGTGTGGCGCTGCCGTCCGTCTGGGTGGGGCTGCTGCTGATCCGGCAGTCCTCCTTCCGATGGCCGCTGTTCCCCGCCGCGGGCGGCGACGGGCCGGGCGGCCCGGTACTGCCGGCGATCACCTTGGCCGTGCCGGTCGCCGCGCTCGTCGCCCAGCTGCTGGCGCGGGGCCTCGGCGAGGGCATGGCCGCCGGGTACGCCCGCACCGCGCGGGCCAAGGGACTCGGCCTCCGCGCGGTCGTCCTCCGGCACGGGCTGCGCCACGCGGTCCTGCCGACGCTGCGATGA
- a CDS encoding LLM class flavin-dependent oxidoreductase — MKFLLLPHVPSQDKSDEIQLLELVENAVLAEELGFDGYGVGERHDRPAVSSSPPVLLAHIAARTSAIRLFTAVTTLGMLDPLRAFEDYSTLDNLSGGRLDLMIGKGGYPRTSRLFDVTADDQWALLQENYALFRRLWESGDVTWKGELGRSLDGAEALPRPLQRRLRVWHGSATSPESADFAARCGDPIFSSNGRGRPEPYAELIRHYRDRWDHYGHDPADALVGIGTSGYFGAKTSQEAVAKYRAVFEARLAVNRRYDGGSIRYSDVDEWVEQSSVLVGSPQQIIDKVHAQHALFGHEALHVHVDAEILGAAEHRATLELFFSEIAPVLRRELPSRPLAAGR; from the coding sequence ATGAAGTTCCTGCTGCTGCCGCATGTGCCCAGCCAGGACAAATCTGACGAAATCCAACTGCTCGAGCTCGTGGAGAACGCCGTCCTGGCCGAGGAGCTGGGCTTCGACGGCTACGGCGTCGGCGAGCGGCACGACCGGCCCGCCGTGTCGTCCTCGCCGCCCGTGCTCCTCGCGCACATCGCGGCCCGGACGTCGGCGATCCGGCTGTTCACCGCGGTCACCACCCTCGGGATGCTCGATCCGCTGCGCGCGTTCGAGGACTACTCGACGCTGGACAACCTGTCCGGCGGCCGGCTCGACCTCATGATCGGCAAGGGCGGATACCCCCGGACGTCCCGGTTGTTCGACGTCACCGCCGACGACCAGTGGGCGCTCCTCCAGGAGAACTACGCGCTGTTCCGGCGCCTGTGGGAGAGCGGCGACGTCACCTGGAAAGGCGAGCTCGGCAGGTCGCTGGACGGGGCGGAGGCGCTGCCGCGGCCGCTCCAGCGGCGGCTGCGGGTCTGGCACGGCAGTGCGACGAGTCCGGAATCGGCGGACTTCGCAGCCCGGTGCGGCGACCCGATCTTCTCCTCCAACGGACGGGGCAGGCCCGAACCGTACGCCGAGCTGATCCGCCACTACCGGGACCGATGGGACCACTACGGACACGATCCCGCGGACGCCCTCGTCGGCATCGGCACCTCCGGATACTTCGGTGCGAAGACGTCCCAGGAGGCCGTCGCGAAGTACCGTGCGGTGTTCGAGGCCAGGCTCGCCGTCAACAGGAGGTACGACGGCGGCTCGATCCGGTACTCCGACGTCGATGAGTGGGTCGAGCAGAGTTCGGTGCTCGTCGGCAGCCCGCAGCAGATCATCGACAAGGTGCACGCCCAGCACGCGTTGTTCGGGCACGAGGCGCTGCACGTCCACGTCGACGCCGAGATCCTCGGCGCCGCCGAGCACCGCGCCACGCTCGAGCTGTTCTTCAGCGAGATCGCCCCGGTGCTGCGCCGGGAACTGCCGAGCCGCCCGCTGGCGGCGGGCCGGTAG
- a CDS encoding helix-turn-helix transcriptional regulator, with product MLLTGRADERRALEALVERARNGLAGVAVLLGEAGIGKTVLLDDAASAEDVRVLRVTGVEAEARFPYAALHRLLVPVFSDAESLPPRLRTALFVAIGLAEGPADPVAVGLAVLSLLDRMADRAPVLACVDDAQWVDIDSLATLAFVARRVHAERIVLLFASRAEVPELAGLPVTEIAGLPEADALALLGEVVADPVDPQVATRIVAATGGNPLALTDLGRELSAAQLAGGLLTPDPLPIGGRLERHYRAQVDALPEASRVWLLLAAAEPSGDLGYVTAAATGLGLGPDASGPAESARLIDLRDGLRFRHPLVRSAVYGGATSVERRAAHTALAGATDRPDDADRLAWHRAASVTGPDEDVAAGLERSAEAAARRGGVAASAAFLARAADVTPAGPRRARRLLVAAESALVAGTPIRVETLLDAVAPTDLSPVDLARVGAVRGAARHARGLENAFAERARLELAAARAYRTEEPERARDALLEAFESLTSADHLMAGTTPRELAAEALGLLAETGVRGPADVLLEGFARFLTDGIERAVPFLRRVGDVLLDPATPDALVRSRYTCGVTIHNMLWEERIQSAIIRRAIEASRAAGALWELNSALFCELMHETNLGDLANADAVRLESHQVRASIQATDEMWDLYLVPELLGWHADLPDLDQTLGTSLASATWLGSGAMVSSARIGTAVLALGRGDHETAYTETAGVIADDTTGMHTRVLPLLVESAVRTGRTEEAERAFATQESRAKAAGSTWGLGLLARSRALLTPDDAAEEHYREALSVLAGTRAVSDLARTHLLYGQWLRRRLRRRDAREHLSAAVGLFEGMRATAFAARAAHELASTGGRRTAPRGTGAAYLLTPQELAIAGLAAGGATNAEIGARLFLTAHTVAYHLRKVFQKLGVSSRRRLAESLASHDSES from the coding sequence ATGCTGCTGACCGGACGTGCCGACGAGCGCCGCGCGCTGGAAGCGCTGGTCGAGCGCGCCAGGAACGGGCTCGCCGGTGTCGCGGTGCTGCTCGGTGAGGCGGGCATCGGCAAGACGGTCCTGCTGGACGACGCGGCCTCCGCCGAGGACGTCCGGGTGCTGCGGGTCACCGGGGTCGAGGCCGAGGCGCGCTTCCCCTACGCCGCACTGCACCGGCTGCTCGTGCCGGTGTTCTCCGACGCCGAATCCCTGCCGCCAAGGCTGCGGACCGCCCTGTTCGTCGCCATCGGCCTCGCCGAGGGGCCCGCCGATCCCGTCGCGGTCGGCCTCGCGGTGCTGTCGCTGCTCGACCGCATGGCGGACCGGGCACCGGTGCTCGCCTGCGTGGACGACGCCCAGTGGGTGGACATCGACTCGCTCGCCACGCTCGCGTTCGTCGCCCGGCGCGTGCACGCGGAACGGATCGTGCTGCTGTTCGCGAGCCGCGCGGAGGTTCCGGAGCTGGCCGGACTGCCGGTCACCGAGATCGCCGGACTGCCCGAGGCCGACGCGCTCGCCCTGCTCGGCGAGGTCGTCGCGGACCCCGTCGATCCCCAGGTCGCGACCCGGATCGTCGCGGCGACCGGCGGCAATCCGCTGGCCCTCACCGACCTCGGCCGGGAACTGTCCGCGGCCCAGCTGGCGGGGGGCCTGCTGACGCCCGACCCGCTTCCCATCGGCGGCCGCCTGGAACGCCACTACCGCGCGCAGGTCGACGCGCTGCCCGAGGCGTCCCGCGTCTGGCTGCTGCTCGCCGCGGCCGAGCCGTCCGGCGACCTCGGGTACGTCACCGCGGCCGCGACCGGGCTCGGCCTCGGCCCGGACGCCTCCGGACCCGCCGAAAGCGCCCGGCTGATCGACCTGCGCGACGGGCTCCGGTTCCGGCATCCGCTGGTCAGGTCGGCCGTGTACGGAGGGGCGACGAGCGTGGAACGCCGGGCCGCGCACACCGCGCTCGCCGGGGCCACCGACCGGCCCGACGACGCCGACCGGCTCGCCTGGCACCGGGCCGCCTCCGTCACCGGGCCCGACGAGGACGTCGCGGCCGGCCTCGAACGCTCCGCCGAGGCCGCCGCGCGGCGCGGCGGTGTCGCCGCGAGCGCCGCGTTCCTCGCCCGCGCGGCGGACGTGACCCCGGCCGGGCCGCGGCGCGCCCGGCGGCTGCTCGTCGCGGCCGAGTCCGCGCTGGTGGCGGGCACCCCCATCCGGGTCGAGACGCTGCTCGACGCGGTGGCGCCGACCGATCTGTCGCCCGTCGACCTGGCCCGGGTGGGCGCGGTGCGCGGCGCCGCCCGGCACGCGCGCGGGCTGGAGAACGCCTTCGCCGAGCGGGCCCGCCTCGAACTCGCCGCCGCGCGGGCCTACCGGACCGAGGAGCCGGAGCGGGCCCGTGACGCCCTGCTCGAAGCGTTCGAGAGCCTCACCTCGGCCGACCATCTGATGGCCGGGACGACCCCGAGGGAACTGGCGGCCGAAGCGCTCGGCCTGCTCGCCGAGACCGGCGTGCGCGGACCCGCCGACGTACTGCTCGAGGGGTTCGCCCGGTTCCTCACCGACGGGATCGAGCGGGCCGTCCCGTTCCTGCGGCGGGTCGGGGACGTGCTCCTGGACCCCGCGACGCCCGACGCGCTCGTCAGGTCCCGGTACACCTGCGGCGTGACGATCCACAACATGCTGTGGGAGGAGCGGATCCAGTCCGCGATCATCCGGCGGGCGATCGAGGCGAGCCGGGCCGCGGGGGCGCTGTGGGAGCTCAACTCCGCCCTGTTCTGCGAGCTCATGCACGAGACGAACCTCGGGGACCTCGCGAACGCCGACGCCGTGCGGCTGGAGAGCCACCAGGTCAGGGCCTCCATCCAGGCGACCGACGAGATGTGGGACCTCTACCTCGTACCCGAGCTGCTCGGCTGGCACGCCGACCTGCCCGACCTGGACCAGACCCTGGGCACCTCCCTGGCCTCCGCCACGTGGCTCGGCTCGGGGGCGATGGTGAGCAGTGCCCGGATCGGGACGGCCGTGCTGGCGCTGGGCCGCGGCGACCACGAGACCGCCTACACCGAGACCGCGGGCGTCATCGCCGACGACACCACCGGCATGCACACCCGGGTGCTTCCGCTGCTCGTGGAATCCGCGGTCCGCACGGGCCGGACCGAAGAGGCCGAGCGGGCCTTCGCGACCCAGGAGTCCCGCGCGAAGGCGGCCGGCAGCACGTGGGGTCTGGGCCTGCTGGCGCGCTCCCGGGCCCTGCTCACCCCCGATGACGCGGCGGAGGAGCACTACCGGGAGGCGCTCTCCGTGCTCGCCGGCACCCGGGCCGTCTCCGACCTCGCCCGCACCCACCTGCTGTACGGGCAGTGGCTGCGCCGTCGGCTGCGGCGCAGGGACGCCCGCGAGCACCTGAGCGCCGCGGTCGGGCTGTTCGAGGGCATGCGGGCGACCGCCTTCGCCGCGCGCGCCGCGCACGAGCTCGCCTCGACGGGCGGAAGGCGGACCGCACCGCGCGGCACGGGCGCGGCGTACCTGCTCACCCCGCAGGAGCTCGCGATCGCCGGCCTCGCCGCGGGCGGCGCCACCAACGCCGAGATCGGCGCGCGCCTGTTCCTCACCGCCCACACCGTCGCCTACCACCTGCGCAAGGTGTTCCAGAAGCTCGGCGTCTCCTCCCGGCGCAGGCTGGCCGAGTCCCTGGCCTCCCACGACTCCGAATCCTGA
- a CDS encoding helix-turn-helix domain-containing protein: MLIIDTDEVPIGRRREAYLLAAAGESGSSTTEIEAPEDAVRIRLETWRFGPITLFATHGNGMRMVRTARQARADSLDTVSVITQPQGEAWYAWSGGQRRFGPAGLALVHRQGGYEYRSTGTGLSVAFMADTDRLGLPEHLVREAIPTAAGSPVAGLLLGHLRDLHRDADRLAELPGAESVGQAVLDLTRALVASVAPDRIRRGVAEETLLTRVLAYARANLADPDLTARRIAHVHNISLRSLYRLCEDGGLSLEQWIIRRRLDEVRRALAAPEHAHRTIEAIARAWGFPNAPYFTRRFRQAYGETPGTWRRRATDRGLAGPR; encoded by the coding sequence ATGCTGATCATAGACACCGACGAGGTGCCGATCGGGCGACGCAGGGAGGCCTACCTCCTCGCTGCCGCGGGGGAGAGCGGGAGCTCCACGACCGAGATCGAGGCGCCCGAGGATGCCGTGCGGATCCGTCTCGAGACGTGGCGCTTCGGCCCGATCACGCTGTTCGCGACGCACGGGAACGGCATGCGCATGGTCCGCACCGCCCGCCAGGCGCGCGCCGACTCCCTCGACACCGTCTCGGTGATCACCCAGCCGCAGGGCGAGGCCTGGTACGCGTGGAGCGGCGGGCAGCGGCGGTTCGGCCCCGCCGGGCTCGCCCTCGTCCACCGGCAGGGCGGCTACGAGTACCGCTCCACCGGAACCGGTCTCTCCGTGGCGTTCATGGCCGACACCGACCGGCTAGGGCTGCCCGAACACCTCGTCCGGGAGGCCATCCCGACGGCCGCGGGCAGCCCCGTCGCCGGGCTGCTCCTCGGGCATCTGCGGGACCTGCACCGCGACGCGGACCGGCTCGCGGAACTGCCCGGCGCCGAGTCCGTCGGCCAGGCCGTCCTGGACCTGACCCGCGCGCTCGTCGCCTCGGTGGCCCCCGACCGGATCCGCCGGGGGGTCGCGGAAGAGACCCTCCTGACCCGTGTCCTCGCCTATGCCCGGGCCAACCTGGCCGACCCCGACCTCACCGCGCGGCGCATCGCGCACGTCCACAACATCTCCCTGCGCAGCCTCTACCGCCTGTGCGAGGACGGCGGCCTCAGCCTCGAACAGTGGATCATCCGGCGCCGGCTGGACGAGGTCCGCCGCGCCCTCGCCGCCCCCGAGCACGCGCACCGCACCATCGAGGCCATCGCCCGCGCCTGGGGCTTCCCGAACGCTCCGTACTTCACCCGCCGCTTCCGCCAGGCCTACGGCGAGACCCCCGGCACGTGGCGCCGCCGCGCCACCGATCGGGGCCTGGCCGGGCCCCGCTGA
- a CDS encoding MarR family winged helix-turn-helix transcriptional regulator yields the protein MHDAPGAWLSAEEERAWRTFFETQILFWRRMARELQQDTGLSEPDFALLAALLEAPGGSLRPYELSEVTDFEKSRLHHHLTRMVGRGLITRSADPGNSRAAIITLTPEGRAAITAAFPHRAAHIRRWLLEPLSPAQRAALTEISDRMGGPLRGDPQAS from the coding sequence ATGCACGACGCCCCCGGCGCATGGCTCAGCGCGGAGGAGGAACGCGCCTGGCGCACGTTCTTCGAGACCCAGATCCTCTTCTGGCGGAGGATGGCGCGCGAGCTCCAGCAGGACACCGGCCTGTCCGAGCCCGACTTCGCCCTCCTCGCCGCGCTCCTGGAGGCCCCGGGCGGATCGCTCCGCCCGTACGAGCTCAGCGAGGTCACCGACTTCGAGAAGAGCAGGCTGCACCACCACCTCACGCGGATGGTCGGCCGCGGCCTCATCACCCGTTCGGCCGATCCCGGCAACTCCCGGGCCGCGATCATCACCCTCACCCCCGAGGGACGCGCCGCGATCACCGCGGCGTTCCCGCATCGCGCCGCCCACATCCGCCGCTGGCTCCTGGAACCCCTCTCCCCCGCCCAGCGCGCGGCCCTCACCGAGATCTCCGACCGCATGGGCGGCCCCCTCCGCGGCGACCCCCAGGCCTCCTGA